TTTGTGAGACAGCGGCACAATCGAGCCGTTGACCCGCGACCCCACCGTGGTTTCCCCGATGCGCGTATGAATGTGGTACGCAAAGTCCACCGGGGTGCTGCCCGCCGGCAGGCTGATGGCCAGGCCCTTGGGGGTAAAGACCCGCACCCGCTGAGACAGGATGTCCACCTTGACGGCGTCCATGTAGTCCGAGGCGTCGTTGATCTCGTTTTGCAGCTCGCGCAGCTGGGCAATCCAGTTTTCGCGGTCCTTCTGGGCCAGCTGACTGCCCTGCTTGTACATCCAGTGTGCGGCGATGCCGTATTCCGCGACCTCGTGCATGCGCCGCGAGCGAATCTGCACCTCAATCGGCTGGCCACTCTGGCTGATCACTGTGGTGTGCAGCGACTGGTAGCCGTTGGGCTTGGGCACCGCAATGTAGTCCTTGAAACGGCCCGGCAGCGGCGTCCAGATGGAATGCACGATAGAGACCGTGTGGTAACAGATGCGCTTTTCGCGGGTGGCTTCGGCCCGTTCGCGCCTCGCTTCATCGGTGCCGGGCGGCACCACAAGGTCGCGTGGGGTCAGCATCACGCGGATGGCCAGCAGGTCAAAAATCTGCTCCAGGGCCTTGCCCTCGCGCTTCATCTTGTTGTGAATGCTCCAGAGGTGCTTGCTGCGCCCGGCGATATCAATGTCGGACACCCATTCGGGCAGTTCCAGGTCGTCTTCCAGCGCGGCGCGCAGGTCGGCCACGGCGCGGGTAATCAGGGCCTCGCGCTCTTCCTGGCGGGTGCGCAGGCGCGACTGGAGGTAAGCGTAATCGTCGGGGTGCAGGTACTGAAAACTGAGGTCTTCCAGTTCCCACTTCATCTGCCCTATCCCGAGCCGGTGCGCCAGCGGCGCGAAGATGTCCATCGTTTCGCGCGCAATGCGCACCTGCTTCTCGGGCTTCATGGACCCCAGGGTGCGCATGTTGTGCAGGCGGTCAGCCAGCTTGACCACGATGATGCGGATGTCGCCGGTCATGGCAATCAGCATCTGGCGCAGGTTCTCGGCCTGCACGTCGCGGCCCGTCTCGCTGACCTCGGCGGTCTGCGACCCCTGCTTGGACAGCTTGCTGACCTTGGTTTCCCCTTCCACGATGCGGCGCACGTCGGGGCCAAACTGGCCCTCTATGCCCTCGAAGGTGACGCCCTCGACATCCTCGACCGTATCGTGCAGCAGCCCGGCCATGATGCTCTCGGTGTCCATGCCCAGCCGCGCCAGCACGACCGCCACCGCCACCGGGTGCGTGATATACGGCTCGCCGCTCTTGCGGTTGACCCCCTCGTGGGCGTCGCGCGCAAACTCATAGGCCCGCTCGATGCGCGCCCCGTCCTCTGCCGGGCGCGACGCGACCAGGGCGCGCAGCTCTCCCATTCCATGTTCGCCAGCGACCACGCCCTGCACAATAGCGCCTGGCTGCGCTGGGGCTGCTGCGGCGCGCACCTTTCAGCACAGCACCCACCGGGGGCGGTGGGTGCCGGGGATCAGTGAAGTGTGGTGGTCGGCTGCTTCTGCTAGCGGCGCTCGCGCACGCGAACAGGCACAGGCACGGGTTGAGGTTGCGGATTGCCCTGAAGCACTTCGCGCAGCCACTCGACAAATTCGCGCAGGCCCTTCATGGACCCATTCTAGAGACCCGCGTCTGACACAGATGGCACGGGGCTTACGATGGGTTTATTCATGGAGGGAGGCTAAGGGGCGCCCGCACTGCCCGCCGCGCCCCTGTACGATAGCTTCACCCGATGCCTGCCCTGCGCGCTTCTGCCCTGCCGGCCACACTGCTGCTGACCCTCCTGCTGACGG
Above is a genomic segment from Deinococcus betulae containing:
- a CDS encoding RelA/SpoT family protein → MGELRALVASRPAEDGARIERAYEFARDAHEGVNRKSGEPYITHPVAVAVVLARLGMDTESIMAGLLHDTVEDVEGVTFEGIEGQFGPDVRRIVEGETKVSKLSKQGSQTAEVSETGRDVQAENLRQMLIAMTGDIRIIVVKLADRLHNMRTLGSMKPEKQVRIARETMDIFAPLAHRLGIGQMKWELEDLSFQYLHPDDYAYLQSRLRTRQEEREALITRAVADLRAALEDDLELPEWVSDIDIAGRSKHLWSIHNKMKREGKALEQIFDLLAIRVMLTPRDLVVPPGTDEARRERAEATREKRICYHTVSIVHSIWTPLPGRFKDYIAVPKPNGYQSLHTTVISQSGQPIEVQIRSRRMHEVAEYGIAAHWMYKQGSQLAQKDRENWIAQLRELQNEINDASDYMDAVKVDILSQRVRVFTPKGLAISLPAGSTPVDFAYHIHTRIGETTVGSRVNGSIVPLSHKLGNGDMVEIVTSKNGHPSKDWLNFAVTRSARAKIRHHFRQQERSEALQHGHDLLERYLRKRQLAVRQLMRTKLLEDATQKLLGTRNPDDLYQALHAGKLTPSGVGRVLSPQLAQEQAAATSRRVPVPRTPEPGGVYVEGFTTTTKLSQCCNPIRGDQVMGYLTRGRGVSVHRIDCPNMIRLLKDEPERCVAASWEAGTPGTTLIDVDVIGPDRAGLLADVLGVLAREKHSPTKVEAVVGQEEVAVIHLRLHVTGQSDLEAVRRAILGVPGVSDVVRVGGRKRNGAGA